The following are encoded in a window of Staphylospora marina genomic DNA:
- a CDS encoding ribonuclease J, with protein MYVVQYENDIVVIDAGLMFPEEDMLGIDIVIPDITYLLENREKVRGIILTHGHEDHIGGLPYILRQLNVPIYATRLTMGLVEHKLREAHLLHDTKRVVINNQSEIRLGTHLKATFFNTNHSIPDSVGVCVETPEGLVVHTGDFKFDLTPVNDKHADLHKMAEIGNRGVLCLLSDSTNAERPGFTGSERTVGEGIKEVFRKAKQRVIVATFASNIHRIQQVVDACVMYGRKLAVVGRSMVNVVNIASELGYLHIPPDLLIEPDEINRLPANKVAVISTGSQGESMSALTRMANASHRKVEILPGDTVIIAATPIPGNEKLIGRTVDQLFRIGADVVYSATSHVHVSGHGSQDDLKLMLSLMKPKYFIPIHGEYRMLRAHAQLAESVGVRPENIFICDNGDTVEISGGRARFGPKIPTGKVLIDGLGVGDVGNIVLRDRKLLSQDGILVVVVTLSKANGSILSGPDIISRGFVYVRESEQLMEEANRIVSQTMEKCMKDQVSEWASLKTSIRDSLSKFLFERTRRRPMILPIIMEV; from the coding sequence ATGTATGTGGTGCAATACGAGAATGACATTGTGGTCATTGACGCAGGGCTCATGTTCCCGGAAGAGGACATGCTGGGCATCGACATTGTCATTCCGGACATCACATACCTTTTGGAAAATCGGGAAAAAGTACGTGGAATCATCCTGACGCACGGACATGAAGACCATATCGGCGGGCTTCCGTACATTCTGCGTCAGCTGAACGTTCCCATCTACGCCACACGACTCACGATGGGACTGGTCGAACACAAATTGCGGGAAGCCCATTTGCTTCATGATACGAAGCGGGTCGTCATCAACAACCAATCGGAGATTCGCCTGGGCACCCACCTGAAGGCGACGTTTTTCAACACCAATCACAGCATTCCGGACTCGGTGGGAGTCTGCGTGGAGACCCCGGAAGGACTGGTGGTTCACACCGGGGATTTCAAGTTTGACCTGACTCCCGTCAATGACAAACATGCCGACCTCCACAAGATGGCGGAGATCGGTAACCGGGGGGTTTTGTGCCTTCTTTCCGACAGCACCAATGCGGAGCGCCCCGGATTCACCGGTTCGGAACGAACGGTGGGTGAAGGAATCAAGGAAGTGTTTCGGAAAGCGAAACAACGGGTGATCGTGGCCACGTTCGCATCGAACATTCACCGGATTCAACAGGTGGTCGACGCGTGCGTGATGTACGGCCGCAAATTGGCGGTCGTCGGCCGAAGCATGGTCAATGTGGTTAACATTGCTTCGGAACTCGGTTACCTGCACATTCCTCCGGATCTCCTGATTGAACCTGATGAAATCAACAGACTCCCCGCGAACAAAGTGGCCGTGATCTCCACCGGCAGCCAGGGAGAGTCGATGTCGGCACTCACCCGCATGGCCAACGCCTCTCACCGGAAAGTGGAAATCCTTCCGGGGGACACGGTGATCATCGCTGCCACTCCCATTCCGGGGAACGAGAAACTGATTGGCCGGACGGTGGACCAGCTGTTCCGGATCGGCGCTGATGTGGTGTACAGCGCCACTTCCCACGTACATGTTTCCGGGCATGGTTCCCAGGATGATTTGAAACTGATGCTCAGTCTGATGAAGCCCAAATACTTCATTCCGATTCACGGTGAGTACCGCATGTTGCGGGCTCACGCCCAACTTGCCGAATCCGTGGGCGTTCGCCCCGAAAACATTTTTATTTGCGACAATGGAGACACCGTCGAGATTTCCGGCGGTCGAGCCAGATTCGGTCCGAAAATCCCGACTGGCAAAGTGCTGATTGACGGTTTGGGCGTCGGAGACGTTGGAAACATCGTGCTGAGAGACCGCAAACTTCTTTCTCAAGATGGGATTTTGGTCGTTGTCGTCACCCTGAGCAAAGCCAACGGAAGCATTTTGTCCGGTCCGGATATCATCTCGCGCGGGTTCGTCTACGTTCGCGAATCTGAACAACTGATGGAAGAAGCGAATCGGATCGTCAGTCAAACCATGGAAAAATGCATGAAAGACCAGGTGAGCGAATGGGCATCCCTGAAGACGAGCATCCGTGATTCGCTCAGCAAATTTCTGTTCGAACGGACCCGCCGCCGTCCGATGATCCTGCCGATCATCATGGAAGTGTAG
- a CDS encoding ClpP family protease: MDQQPNENPVTKEENAEKNATLQAIQQLGQTTVPQMESNVFCLSIIGQVEGHLVMPPHNKTTKYEHVIPQIIAVEQNPRIEGMVIVLNTVGGDVEAGLAIAEMIATMSKPTVSIVLGGGHSIGVPIAVAADTSFITETATMTIHPVRLTGMVIGVPQTFEYLEKMQDRVIRFVAQHSNISEEYFRELMFRTGELARDIGTNVIGRDAVKMGLIDRVGGIADAMMELNRLIASRKGEMIQ, encoded by the coding sequence ATGGATCAACAACCGAATGAGAATCCGGTTACCAAAGAGGAAAACGCCGAAAAAAATGCGACGCTCCAAGCCATTCAACAATTGGGACAGACAACGGTCCCACAGATGGAAAGCAACGTGTTTTGCCTGTCCATCATCGGGCAGGTGGAAGGTCACCTCGTGATGCCGCCGCACAACAAAACGACGAAGTATGAACACGTCATCCCCCAGATTATCGCCGTCGAGCAAAATCCCCGGATTGAGGGAATGGTGATCGTGCTCAACACGGTCGGCGGGGATGTGGAAGCCGGTCTGGCCATCGCCGAAATGATTGCCACAATGTCCAAACCGACGGTGTCGATCGTGTTGGGAGGAGGTCACAGCATCGGCGTGCCGATTGCCGTGGCCGCCGACACCAGTTTCATCACGGAGACGGCCACCATGACCATTCATCCCGTACGCCTCACGGGAATGGTGATCGGGGTGCCGCAAACGTTCGAATATCTGGAGAAAATGCAGGATCGGGTCATCCGCTTTGTCGCGCAACATTCCAACATCTCCGAGGAGTATTTCCGTGAGCTGATGTTTCGGACGGGTGAACTGGCCAGGGACATCGGAACCAACGTGATCGGAAGAGACGCGGTGAAAATGGGATTGATCGACAGGGTCGGCGGGATCGCCGATGCCATGATGGAACTGAACCGGTTGATCGCCTCCAGAAAAGGAGAGATGATCCAATGA
- the yfmF gene encoding EF-P 5-aminopentanol modification-associated protein YfmF encodes MAYAQFRTVPVGQARLHVCSSPKFKTTLISVVIRQKLSPETVTKTALLPNVLQRGTSACPSTVKLKRRLDELYGAALYGDVFKRGENHLLQLSMEIANDRFLREQTPLLREGLDFFSQILLSPATEQDAFPSSYVESEKKNLRQRIESLKDDKIRYSSQRMIEAMCENEPFALHPYGRIEDLDAIDAKNLFTYYREMLDSCPVDFYCIGHVSAEEAEEWFRERFEERFSVPRGTPVGGAVQKDVTGEKVVIERMDVTQGKLNLGLRSGVTAGDPDYPALLVYNGILGGFPHSKLFMNVRERASLAYYCSSRVESHKGLVLIHSGIEIGNYEKAVSIIREQLEAMRRGDISDREMEQTKATLANQLREQQDRNHELVHFHYQSVLTGKERDLEALLADIDRIGIDDVRRVAEKVKLDTIYFLRDRGGDGDAKN; translated from the coding sequence GTGGCATACGCTCAATTCCGGACGGTGCCGGTGGGACAGGCCCGGCTGCATGTTTGCTCCAGCCCCAAATTCAAAACCACGCTGATCTCCGTGGTGATTCGGCAGAAACTTTCCCCGGAGACCGTGACCAAAACGGCTCTTTTGCCGAATGTTTTGCAACGGGGGACATCGGCTTGTCCTTCCACCGTCAAACTCAAGCGTCGGTTGGATGAATTGTACGGAGCCGCTTTGTACGGAGACGTGTTCAAACGGGGAGAAAATCATCTGCTTCAACTGTCGATGGAAATCGCCAATGACCGATTTCTCAGGGAACAAACGCCTCTGCTCAGAGAGGGGCTTGATTTTTTCAGCCAGATTCTTCTGTCACCGGCGACGGAACAAGATGCATTTCCCTCTTCATATGTGGAATCGGAAAAAAAGAACTTGCGGCAACGGATTGAAAGCTTGAAAGATGACAAGATCCGCTATTCCTCCCAGCGGATGATCGAAGCCATGTGCGAGAACGAACCGTTTGCTCTCCATCCGTACGGTCGCATTGAAGACCTTGATGCCATCGACGCGAAAAACCTGTTTACATATTACCGGGAAATGCTCGACTCCTGTCCGGTCGACTTTTATTGCATCGGTCATGTCTCCGCGGAAGAAGCGGAAGAGTGGTTCCGGGAGCGTTTCGAGGAGCGTTTCTCCGTTCCGCGCGGCACGCCGGTTGGGGGAGCGGTGCAAAAGGACGTCACCGGGGAAAAGGTCGTCATCGAGCGGATGGACGTGACTCAGGGCAAACTCAACCTCGGACTCAGATCCGGAGTGACGGCGGGCGACCCGGACTACCCGGCGCTCTTGGTCTACAACGGAATTCTGGGAGGATTCCCCCACTCCAAGCTGTTCATGAACGTGCGTGAAAGAGCCAGCCTTGCCTACTATTGTTCGTCGCGGGTGGAGAGTCACAAAGGTCTCGTGCTGATTCACTCCGGCATCGAGATCGGCAATTACGAAAAGGCGGTTTCGATCATCCGGGAGCAGCTCGAGGCCATGAGACGCGGTGACATCAGCGACCGGGAAATGGAACAGACCAAAGCCACGCTGGCCAATCAGCTTCGCGAGCAACAGGACAGAAACCATGAACTCGTGCATTTCCACTATCAATCGGTGCTGACGGGGAAAGAGCGCGATCTGGAAGCGCTGCTTGCGGACATCGACCGGATCGGCATCGATGATGTGCGAAGAGTGGCCGAAAAAGTGAAGCTGGACACGATCTATTTTCTGAGGGATCGCGGGGGGGATGGCGATGCAAAAAATTGA
- a CDS encoding BMP family lipoprotein — protein sequence MSKKSWVALLLSAVLIAAVGCSGQNENTGGTGEGDFKVGMVTDTGGLNDESFNQTAWEGIKRTESELGATIKALESKRDEDYIPNLTKMAKNDKADITWAVGFKFEKAIPEVAAQFPNAQFGIVDSNLGGNIPGNVTAVTFKEEEGSFLVGVIAGLTTKSNKVGFIGGITSPLIKKFEAGFTAGVKAVNPNATVTAAYAESFTDATKGRSLAQNMYNSGVDVIFHASGGVGKGLFDEVKTREQGKFWAIGVDMDQSKLAPDHTLTSMVKKVDVAVFDVTKQLKEGTLKPGTQIELGLKEGGVDFVKSNHISQDVLNKVEELKEKIVKGEIKVPATMEEAASFKLQ from the coding sequence ATGAGCAAGAAGTCGTGGGTTGCGCTTCTTCTCTCCGCCGTGTTGATTGCGGCAGTGGGTTGCTCCGGTCAAAATGAAAACACCGGCGGCACCGGCGAAGGCGACTTCAAAGTCGGTATGGTCACCGATACCGGCGGGCTGAATGACGAATCGTTCAACCAGACCGCCTGGGAAGGGATCAAACGGACGGAAAGTGAATTGGGTGCCACCATCAAGGCGCTGGAATCCAAACGGGATGAAGACTACATTCCCAACCTGACGAAAATGGCCAAAAACGACAAGGCCGACATCACCTGGGCCGTCGGATTCAAATTTGAAAAGGCCATTCCGGAAGTGGCTGCCCAGTTCCCGAACGCTCAATTCGGCATCGTGGACAGCAACCTGGGTGGAAACATCCCGGGCAACGTGACCGCGGTCACCTTCAAGGAAGAGGAAGGCTCTTTCCTGGTGGGTGTCATCGCCGGATTGACCACCAAATCGAACAAAGTGGGCTTCATCGGAGGAATCACCTCTCCGCTGATCAAGAAATTTGAAGCCGGTTTCACCGCCGGCGTGAAGGCGGTCAACCCGAATGCAACCGTGACGGCCGCCTATGCGGAAAGCTTCACCGATGCGACCAAAGGACGCTCCTTGGCGCAAAACATGTACAACAGCGGTGTTGACGTGATCTTCCATGCTTCCGGCGGTGTGGGCAAAGGCCTGTTTGATGAAGTGAAAACCCGGGAGCAAGGAAAATTCTGGGCGATCGGGGTGGACATGGACCAATCCAAACTGGCTCCGGATCACACCCTGACCTCCATGGTGAAAAAAGTGGACGTTGCCGTGTTTGACGTGACCAAACAACTCAAGGAAGGCACGCTGAAGCCGGGGACCCAGATCGAATTGGGCCTCAAAGAAGGCGGCGTGGATTTCGTGAAGAGCAACCACATTTCTCAGGATGTCCTGAACAAAGTGGAAGAACTGAAAGAGAAGATCGTGAAGGGCGAAATCAAGGTTCCGGCGACGATGGAAGAAGCGGCTTCCTTCAAGCTGCAATGA
- a CDS encoding ABC transporter permease, translating into MQKLLSGINRQSTAVTSLISILLGMLVGAVAMLASGYNPVAAYNALFISALVEPFDMGETIRTISPLILTGLAVAIAFRTGLFNIGVEGQFIVGQLVAVIIALYLPLPPGLNMIVAMILGGVAGALWGAVPGILKATRGVHEVIISIMMNWIALYLSNVLIRTSLSEGADSTEKIPEAAMLRADFLTEMFDRARIHLGIFVALIAAALMYWLLWRTRLGYELRAVGHNPLAAEYAGMNVKRNIVMSMMISGLFAGLAGSTEALGTSGYLSIQHAFNGIGFDGIAVALLGANTPVGVILSAVLFGVLTYGGGNMQFAAGVPFEVIRIVFAAIILFVAANVSGKILEALRRKKGGDQA; encoded by the coding sequence ATGCAGAAACTTCTTTCGGGGATCAACCGACAATCCACGGCCGTTACTTCCCTCATTTCCATTTTGCTGGGCATGTTGGTGGGAGCCGTCGCCATGCTCGCTTCCGGATACAATCCCGTTGCCGCTTACAATGCCTTGTTCATCAGCGCGCTCGTCGAGCCTTTTGACATGGGAGAAACGATCCGGACGATCTCTCCGCTGATCTTGACCGGTTTGGCCGTTGCCATCGCATTCAGGACCGGTCTGTTCAACATCGGGGTGGAGGGGCAGTTCATCGTCGGTCAATTGGTCGCGGTCATCATCGCCTTGTATCTGCCGCTTCCTCCCGGACTGAACATGATTGTGGCGATGATTCTCGGCGGTGTGGCCGGAGCCCTCTGGGGAGCCGTTCCCGGAATCCTGAAAGCGACCCGCGGTGTTCATGAAGTCATCATCTCGATCATGATGAACTGGATTGCCCTTTATCTGTCCAATGTGCTCATCCGGACTTCCCTGTCGGAAGGGGCGGACTCCACGGAGAAAATTCCCGAAGCCGCCATGTTGCGCGCCGACTTCCTGACCGAAATGTTTGACAGGGCACGAATTCATTTGGGCATTTTCGTGGCTCTCATCGCCGCGGCGCTCATGTATTGGCTGCTTTGGCGCACACGGTTGGGATACGAGTTGCGCGCGGTGGGACACAATCCCCTTGCGGCTGAGTATGCCGGTATGAACGTGAAACGCAACATCGTGATGTCCATGATGATTTCCGGTTTGTTCGCCGGTCTTGCCGGCAGCACGGAAGCACTTGGAACGAGCGGCTATCTTTCGATTCAACATGCCTTCAACGGGATCGGGTTTGACGGAATCGCCGTGGCGCTGCTCGGAGCCAACACTCCGGTGGGGGTCATTCTTTCCGCCGTCCTGTTCGGCGTGCTCACGTACGGAGGCGGCAACATGCAGTTTGCGGCCGGGGTTCCGTTCGAAGTGATCCGCATCGTGTTTGCCGCCATCATCCTGTTCGTGGCCGCCAACGTGTCCGGAAAAATTCTTGAAGCTCTTCGCCGAAAGAAAGGGGGGGACCAGGCATGA
- a CDS encoding ABC transporter permease — translation MTDMITNILTTTVLYSTPLILAAMGGLFSERSGVVNIGLEGLMTIGAFTAAVATLGTGNPWLGLLFAMLAGMILAVPHAVASVTFKADQVVSGVAINFLALGLSVYLVKHLYDGAGQTPVVLNKLEAVKIPLLGDIPVLGPSLFNALPTTYIAILVVIVGSFLLYRTPFGMRLRAVGEHPHAAETAGISVAGMRYIAVIISGALAAIGGAGLSIAIGSEFNQGTVAGQGFIALAALIFGKWRPYGVLGAAAFFGFSVALALIGQLIGLTKVVPSEVLSMLPYVLTILALAGFVGKAEAPAAIGKPYEKGSR, via the coding sequence ATGACGGACATGATCACCAACATTCTTACCACCACGGTGCTGTATTCCACTCCGCTCATTCTGGCGGCGATGGGAGGGCTGTTTTCCGAGCGTTCGGGTGTGGTCAACATCGGATTGGAAGGATTGATGACCATCGGTGCGTTCACCGCGGCCGTTGCCACGCTCGGTACCGGGAACCCTTGGTTGGGATTGCTTTTCGCCATGCTTGCGGGAATGATTCTCGCCGTTCCCCATGCCGTCGCTTCCGTCACGTTCAAGGCGGACCAAGTGGTCAGCGGCGTGGCCATCAACTTTTTGGCTCTCGGCTTGTCCGTCTATCTGGTGAAGCATTTGTATGATGGGGCCGGTCAGACGCCGGTCGTGTTAAACAAGTTGGAAGCGGTGAAAATTCCGCTCCTCGGCGACATTCCCGTGCTCGGGCCGTCGCTGTTCAACGCGCTTCCCACCACCTACATCGCCATTTTGGTGGTGATCGTCGGATCCTTCCTGCTTTACCGGACTCCGTTCGGCATGCGTCTCAGGGCGGTCGGTGAGCATCCCCATGCCGCCGAAACCGCCGGAATCAGTGTGGCAGGCATGCGATATATTGCCGTGATCATCAGCGGAGCCTTGGCGGCCATCGGAGGAGCCGGGCTGTCCATCGCCATCGGCAGCGAATTCAACCAGGGAACGGTGGCAGGTCAGGGGTTTATCGCCCTGGCGGCACTCATCTTCGGCAAATGGCGTCCGTACGGCGTGCTCGGTGCGGCGGCTTTCTTCGGATTTTCCGTTGCCTTGGCGCTCATCGGACAGCTGATCGGTCTGACCAAAGTGGTTCCGAGCGAGGTGCTGAGCATGCTTCCGTATGTGCTCACCATCCTTGCCTTGGCCGGATTCGTGGGCAAAGCGGAAGCTCCCGCGGCAATCGGAAAACCGTACGAAAAAGGAAGCAGATAA
- a CDS encoding FtsK/SpoIIIE family DNA translocase, protein MSKQKKKHSARTEQLKNEILFEIYGISLLALSLITLASYGAIGRNLAFVSRFLVGTFDFVIPLIGIWLAVHVMIHRKWPGKWTPRGVGVIMCLMAVLTFNHHLSYGGLPQGAGIVDTTWSDLWVQRTSAYPMDVGSGMLGAFMYAILHFLFDDTGTLIMLGAVLISGILLIADVSFVSAADKGKQFFKSRKREVKAWLTGQLLKRAEKGASGSRKRTRRKSPAESVSRETVPEPVIYDFAAQSGPPDDAEIPRVLQMKLPLEQPVPDERESTERTERGQGGNPPEATGREDAMDVKFRTDDNLDHYLMPPLALLSRSKNRPLADQSEMQKSADTLVKKLASFGVKATVTGIHRGPAVTRYEIEPEEGVKVSRIVSLTDDIALALAAKAIRIEAPIPGKPAVGIEVPNSETAMVGLREVLESAEFLSHPSRLCIGLGRDIYGTPVIADLAKMPHLLVAGSTGSGKSVCINAIITSLLYKSRPDEVKLMMIDPKMVELNVYNGIPHLLVPVVTNPRKASVALKKVVAEMEKRYELFAKSGVRDIERYNQWLAEQDQPEKKPLPYIVVIIDELADLMMVAPSDVEDAICRLAQMARAAGIHLIIATQRPSVDVITGVIKANIPTRIAFAVSSQADSRTILDMGGAEKLLGRGDMLYLPVGAAKPIRVQGAFLSDKEVEAVVHFVKKQLEPQYHEEMIPVSTDPDSGVVMDDELYPQAVKLVLEAKTASVSLLQRRLRVGYTRAARLIDMMEANGIVGPPEGSKPREVLMTLEQYEGNKTVAK, encoded by the coding sequence ATGAGCAAACAAAAGAAGAAACATTCTGCCCGTACGGAACAGTTGAAAAACGAGATCCTGTTCGAGATTTACGGAATCAGCTTGCTGGCCCTGTCGCTCATCACCCTCGCCAGTTACGGCGCCATCGGACGGAATCTTGCGTTTGTGTCCCGGTTTCTGGTGGGGACTTTCGATTTTGTGATTCCGCTGATCGGAATCTGGTTGGCCGTTCATGTCATGATTCACCGGAAATGGCCGGGGAAATGGACGCCCCGGGGAGTCGGGGTGATCATGTGCCTGATGGCGGTGCTCACGTTCAACCATCACCTGTCCTACGGCGGATTGCCGCAAGGGGCGGGAATCGTTGACACAACCTGGTCCGATCTCTGGGTGCAGCGCACGTCCGCCTACCCCATGGATGTCGGAAGCGGAATGCTCGGTGCTTTCATGTATGCGATTCTCCATTTCCTCTTCGATGACACCGGCACGCTGATCATGCTTGGAGCGGTGCTTATCAGCGGGATTTTGCTCATCGCCGATGTTTCGTTTGTGTCCGCCGCGGACAAGGGGAAACAATTTTTCAAATCCCGGAAGCGGGAAGTGAAAGCATGGCTGACGGGACAACTGTTGAAACGGGCCGAAAAAGGAGCTTCCGGATCCCGGAAACGCACCAGGCGCAAATCCCCGGCGGAATCGGTCAGCCGGGAAACGGTGCCGGAACCCGTCATCTACGATTTCGCCGCTCAATCGGGTCCTCCGGATGATGCAGAGATTCCGCGCGTTCTTCAGATGAAGCTTCCTCTGGAACAGCCCGTTCCCGACGAACGGGAGTCCACGGAACGGACGGAGCGTGGCCAGGGAGGGAATCCCCCGGAGGCAACGGGACGCGAAGATGCGATGGACGTCAAGTTTCGGACGGATGACAACCTGGATCACTACCTCATGCCTCCTCTGGCGCTTCTTTCCCGGTCGAAAAACCGGCCTCTTGCCGATCAGTCGGAGATGCAAAAAAGCGCCGATACCTTGGTGAAAAAGTTGGCCAGCTTCGGAGTGAAGGCCACGGTGACCGGCATTCATCGCGGTCCGGCGGTGACGCGATATGAAATCGAGCCGGAAGAAGGAGTGAAAGTGAGCCGGATCGTCAGTTTGACCGATGACATCGCACTGGCACTGGCTGCGAAAGCGATTCGCATCGAAGCACCGATTCCCGGCAAACCGGCGGTGGGGATCGAAGTTCCGAACAGCGAAACGGCCATGGTGGGGCTTCGGGAAGTGCTGGAAAGCGCCGAATTCCTCTCTCACCCCTCCAGGCTTTGCATCGGTCTGGGACGCGACATCTACGGTACACCGGTCATTGCGGATCTGGCCAAGATGCCGCATCTCTTGGTGGCGGGGTCGACCGGCTCCGGAAAAAGCGTCTGCATCAACGCCATCATCACCAGTTTGCTGTACAAATCGCGTCCGGATGAAGTGAAACTGATGATGATTGATCCGAAGATGGTCGAATTGAACGTGTACAACGGCATTCCCCATTTGCTGGTGCCGGTGGTGACCAATCCCCGAAAAGCCTCCGTGGCACTGAAAAAAGTGGTCGCGGAAATGGAGAAACGGTATGAACTGTTCGCCAAAAGCGGAGTTCGTGACATCGAGCGGTACAACCAGTGGCTGGCGGAACAGGATCAACCGGAGAAAAAACCTTTGCCGTACATCGTCGTGATCATTGACGAGCTCGCCGACCTCATGATGGTGGCGCCATCCGACGTGGAGGACGCGATTTGCCGGTTGGCGCAAATGGCGCGCGCGGCGGGCATCCATCTCATCATCGCCACGCAGCGCCCGTCCGTGGACGTGATCACCGGGGTGATCAAAGCAAACATCCCCACACGCATTGCCTTTGCCGTTTCCTCCCAGGCCGATTCACGAACCATCCTGGACATGGGCGGTGCGGAAAAACTCCTGGGACGAGGAGACATGCTGTATTTGCCCGTGGGCGCGGCCAAACCGATTCGCGTCCAAGGTGCGTTTTTGTCGGATAAGGAAGTGGAAGCGGTGGTACACTTTGTGAAGAAGCAACTCGAACCGCAATACCATGAGGAGATGATTCCGGTCAGCACCGATCCCGATTCGGGCGTTGTCATGGACGATGAATTGTATCCGCAAGCGGTCAAGCTGGTCTTGGAAGCCAAAACGGCTTCCGTCTCGCTCCTGCAGCGTCGCCTCCGCGTGGGATACACCCGGGCGGCCAGGCTGATCGACATGATGGAGGCCAACGGAATCGTCGGTCCGCCCGAAGGAAGCAAACCGAGGGAAGTGCTGATGACGTTGGAGCAGTATGAAGGAAACAAAACAGTGGCCAAATAG
- a CDS encoding YlzJ-like family protein, with protein MIHYSVMPAEWTWLSGPSAKSTVEECVIDGVKLQIRRTDRGEAVIERLLSANPADYLNPRFQPGRKVTFAPEI; from the coding sequence ATGATTCACTACTCCGTCATGCCTGCCGAATGGACGTGGCTGAGCGGTCCTTCGGCAAAATCGACGGTGGAGGAATGCGTCATCGACGGGGTGAAATTGCAAATTCGAAGAACCGACCGGGGGGAAGCCGTCATTGAACGGCTGCTTTCGGCGAATCCGGCGGATTATCTGAATCCCCGTTTTCAACCCGGACGGAAAGTCACGTTTGCGCCCGAAATTTGA
- a CDS encoding ABC transporter ATP-binding protein has translation MVGITKRFPGIVANDNVHLSVRQGEIHALLGENGAGKSTLMNILFGLYQPDEGEIRIKGKPVTINGPTDANRLGIGMVHQHFMLVQPFTVTENIILGDERSRNGILDLKRAEREISRLSDQYGLKVDPRALVADISVGMQQRVEILKTLYRGADILIFDEPTAVLTPQEIDELIEIMKNLVREGKTIIFITHKLKEIMRTCDRVTVIRRGKVITTVDVNDTDENELAALMVGREVSFQVNKTESRPGEPVLQVENLVVRDARGVDVVRGLDLEVRSGEIVGLAGVDGNGQSELIEAITGLRSPESGTIRLRGNDITRFKPRQVTESGVGHIPEDRHKRGLVLDFTVSENMVLQSYYKPPFSKGWSIRFEEVHKYANKLIEEYDVRTPSEHVPIRALSGGNQQKAIIAREVDRDPDFLIAAQPTRGLDVGAIEFIHRRLVEQRDKGKAVLLVSFELDEIMKLSDRIAVIYEGKIVGWVDPKETTEEELGLLMAGSFRKREVN, from the coding sequence ATGGTCGGGATCACCAAGCGGTTTCCCGGCATCGTGGCCAATGACAATGTTCATTTGTCCGTTCGCCAGGGGGAGATTCACGCACTCCTGGGGGAAAACGGGGCCGGGAAATCCACACTGATGAACATTTTGTTCGGTCTGTATCAGCCGGACGAAGGCGAGATTCGCATCAAAGGGAAACCGGTGACCATCAACGGACCCACCGATGCCAACAGGTTGGGAATCGGGATGGTTCACCAACATTTCATGCTGGTTCAGCCGTTCACGGTGACCGAAAACATCATTCTCGGGGATGAACGGTCCAGAAACGGGATTCTTGACCTGAAGCGGGCGGAACGGGAGATTTCCCGCTTGTCGGATCAATATGGTCTCAAGGTGGATCCAAGGGCGCTGGTTGCCGATATTTCCGTCGGGATGCAACAACGGGTGGAGATCCTGAAAACGTTGTACCGCGGTGCAGACATTCTCATTTTTGACGAGCCGACTGCCGTGCTCACGCCCCAGGAAATCGACGAATTGATCGAAATTATGAAAAATCTTGTCCGGGAAGGCAAGACAATCATTTTCATCACGCACAAACTGAAAGAGATCATGCGCACGTGTGACCGGGTGACCGTGATTCGCCGCGGCAAGGTGATCACCACCGTCGACGTGAACGATACGGATGAAAATGAACTTGCCGCCCTGATGGTGGGACGGGAAGTTTCCTTCCAGGTGAACAAGACGGAATCCCGTCCGGGTGAGCCCGTTTTGCAAGTGGAAAACCTGGTGGTTCGGGACGCGCGCGGGGTGGATGTGGTTCGCGGGCTGGATCTCGAGGTCCGATCCGGGGAGATCGTGGGGCTTGCCGGTGTGGACGGAAACGGCCAGTCCGAGCTCATCGAGGCGATCACCGGGTTGAGATCCCCGGAATCCGGAACCATCCGTCTCAGGGGAAATGACATCACCCGTTTCAAGCCGCGGCAGGTCACGGAGTCCGGAGTGGGACACATTCCGGAAGACCGCCACAAGCGGGGGCTTGTTCTCGACTTCACCGTCAGCGAAAACATGGTGCTTCAATCCTATTACAAACCCCCGTTTTCCAAGGGATGGTCCATCCGTTTCGAGGAAGTGCACAAATACGCCAATAAACTGATCGAGGAATATGATGTTCGCACTCCGAGCGAACATGTCCCGATCCGGGCATTGTCCGGGGGAAACCAGCAGAAAGCGATCATCGCCCGCGAAGTGGACCGGGATCCGGATTTTCTGATCGCCGCACAACCCACGCGAGGCCTGGATGTGGGTGCGATCGAGTTCATTCATCGCCGTCTGGTGGAGCAGCGGGACAAAGGGAAGGCCGTGTTGCTCGTCTCCTTCGAGCTGGATGAGATCATGAAATTGTCGGACCGGATTGCCGTCATCTATGAAGGAAAAATCGTCGGATGGGTCGATCCCAAAGAGACGACCGAAGAGGAATTGGGTCTTCTGATGGCGGGAAGCTTCCGGAAACGGGAGGTGAACTGA